A region from the Sphaerodactylus townsendi isolate TG3544 linkage group LG01, MPM_Stown_v2.3, whole genome shotgun sequence genome encodes:
- the LOC125433029 gene encoding glutathione S-transferase-like — protein MAEKPKLYYFNGRGRMESIRWLLAAAGVEFEEEFLETREQFENLLKDGYLLFQQVPMVEIDGLRLVQTRAILNYIAAKHNLYGKTLKERALIDMYVEGTTDLMGLMRPLFRLDPEEKEKNLRLISEQVPKRYFPVYEKVLKDNGQSFLVGNQLTWADVQLIETILMVEEIEPTLLRQFPLLQAFKVRMSEVPTIKKFLQPGSQRKPPSGEKLLATAKRVFNRK, from the exons ATGGCTGAGAAACCTAAACTTTACTATTTTAATGGAAGGGGAAGAATGGAATCCATTCGCTGGCTCTTGGCAGCAGCTGGTGTTGAG tttgaagaagagtttttggaAACTAGAGAGCAGTTTGAAAACTTGTTAAAAG ATGGATATCTGCTCTTTCAGCAAGTCCCAATGGTGGAAATTGATGGACTGAGGCTGGTGCAAACACGAGCGATTCTCAACTACATAGCCGCAAAACACAACCTCTACGGGAAGACCTTAAAAGAGAGAGCTCT AATTGATATGTATGTGGAAGGAACAACTGATCTTATGGGACTTATGAGACCTCTCTTCAGATTAGACcctgaagaaaaggagaagaatctTCGTTTGATCAGTGAACAAGTCCCAAAAAGATACTTCCCAGTATACGAAAAA GTTTTGAAAGACAATGGCCAGAGTTTTCTGGTTGGAAATCAACTAACCTGGGCTGATGTCCAACTAATTGAGACCATATTAATGGTAGAAGAGATTGAGCCCACGCTTCTTCGGCAGTTTCCTTTGTTGCAG GCCTTTAAAGTAAGAATGAGTGAAGTTCCCACAATTAAGAAGTTCCTGCAGCCTGGCAGCCAGAGGAAGCCTCCTTCTGGTGAAAAACTTCTAGCAACCGCAAAAAGAGTCTTCAACCGGAAATAA